Genomic DNA from Cydia amplana chromosome 9, ilCydAmpl1.1, whole genome shotgun sequence:
ATGGAATTTACAACTACCCACACGTATCTGGCGACGCCATAGACTCGGTTCTGTATAAAGAAGCCATTTCTACCGTTTTAAAGAATGACAGACCGAACTGCACATATGAAGATGTTCTAAAAAGTGCACATACAATTCACACTTGGCACGTGCGAAAGAGTTACGacgactttgacgataaagGCATTGAACACGGGACATTTTCGCCGGAGCACTGCAACCCACTCTTCAGTGTGGCAATACTGGTCACATATAGAAACATGCAAAAGCAACTTGATATCTTCTTGCCCTATATACATAACTTTTTGAGgaaacaaaatattcattacaagtaagtatttttgtaaaataatgttAGTTATTGTAGTGTACTAATGTAATTAGATTAGAATATCCTTTTCACCACATCAGCTCGTAAGGCTAGCTCCCTTTATCCTTCAAATACTGATGAGAAAGTTTCATTTTATCcacctggatgccagcttggacccttcgactcagtccaaaggcgcgctatacattgtttgacatgatgtgCCATTTAACGgccgctttctatcaccgcaccgctcgccgtcGGCAGAGTGTTCATCCTCACACCCTAAATGGTCGCGCACTGTGCGATTTAAcgcgctggccacgacattgcgcgactggcgacaaccataggttggagcgagacacagtgatcggacctttcgttccctcctatggttgtcgccttagcctaagccagtcgcgcaaaGTCGTGTCGTGGCCAGCGCGTAAGAGAAATTTTCTCTCACGGACGCTTGGTTGTGGAATGAGCTCTTCTTaaatggggttcttcaaaaaaggagtgtaaaTGGGTCGCGCATATAAcgcctctggagttgcaggcgtccataggctacggtgactgcttaccaccaGTCGGGGCAGACGCATCGTCTTACGTAATAGGCGAAAAACTCGCGAAGGCATTTAGGTAGCATTTTCCTCGTATTGGtgtcataaaaaaatgtttttttttgtagcaAAGTTCGTTTAACCCTGTCTCGCGCCTTGAGgaataatataataagtatCTCCTGTTTTACCAAGTCTTAACAGAGttaatattattagaaaatttAGCTTGTTGAATATACCTCCTCTTTGGTACTAGTACATCTTTGTAACTTTACCTGCAGGCTATATTTGATCGAGCAGCAAGACCCCAAGCCCTTCAACAAGGGTCTCCTGTACAACGTGGGCGCCCGCGCCGCCATGGCCGACGGCTACCCCTGCCTCCTCCTGCACGACGTGGACCTGCTGCCCCTAGACTCCGCTAACCTCTATGCCTGCACGACGCAGCCGCGCCATCTCAGCGCGAGCATAGACAAGCTCCGATTCGTGTTAATCTATGACTGGCTGGTTGGGGGCGTGCTGGCCGTGCGGGCGGCGCAGTTTGAACAGTTGAACGGGTTTTCTAACAAGTTTTGGGGGTGGGGAGGGGAGGACGATGATTTTTATAATAGGATGGAGGAGCAAGATATGAAAGTTATCAGGTatttgttgtttttagggttacgaacatacctcaaaaggaaaaaacggaacccttataggatcactcgtgcgtctgtcaggtctgtctgtccgaccattccctttatctccgaaatttctggtttttttttttaatacactaaatagttctttacctatagatgacaggaaaacctaatagaaatgtgcagtcaagcgtgagtccgacttaatgtacggaacccttggaacgcgagtccgtctcgcacttggccggttttctctGGTGTAGGTATAAGTACAGAGTGCATGGAGTAAGTTGGTGAAGATAACGTAGTAAAAACGTGGTAAAATCTCCAATCCTTTGTGCTAAAAATATTGATTGTCCTAGGGACATGGCACActgcgtccgtccgtccgtcgtcGTCTGCGacagacaacaaagtgatcctataagggttccgtttcccttttgaggcacggaaccctaaaaacgtgaaAAACCAGGGGTATTTTTCTAGGTTCCCTCGCTCAATGTCCCGCTACACGATGCTGCGTCACCCACCATCCGAGATGAACGCGGCCCGCTACAAGCAGATGGCGCTCAACCGCGCCGCGCCTAGAGCTGCGCGCGCGCACGACGGGCTGCGCACGGCGCAAGCATTCGTACGCAGGGTGGAGAATCGACTGTTTACACTGCTCGCGGTTACTATTATATaagggacttaatcgcgtgtttaagttttaagatttacctccgacgtttcgaagaCAGAGCGCCCGCCGAACGGGTTCCCGACACTCAATGTGTTAATAATATTGAGTGTATACATTTATTGCGAGGACCGCTTGAAAAATCACTATAGACAGGGGCAAAATAAAACagtcaaattatacaaaattaaaCTATTTAATTGGTAACTTTAATAAATGCTTAgaacattaataataatatatgtattttattttattttatcagtatAGTATAATAACTATGTATAGTAGTATTGTAAATAAGTAATAGACTTCTTTTTGTTGGGAGTATTTTAtccttaaattaaattatgtcgCACTTTCAGTCGGTATTGTTGGATTTCTGAAACAAAAagataatacatatttttaataggtatagaTATAGATAATAGAAGTACTAGATTGCGCGTGTGTTTGTATGTTGGTGGTCGTAAGCGGTATAATTATACTCACATGGCACAGAGCGAAGTGTCCCAGTAGTATAGGTCcgtgtgcgcgcgcgccgccccgGCAGCTCACGGACGCCACGCGCCGCCCCGTCAGGGGGATGCTGTAGTACCTACACACAcgctttattctttattctttaaataaatatgccaCATAACAATGCTCTAGATATGCcaaaacacttatactgttaatacatagtcatcataactattacatatgtagagattaaaaaaaaggcctgaaactatactaatttacataggtactcgtagagttaaaaaaaaactactttgtaAATCCTGATACTATACTAAAATTAGTTAAAATGGGGTCATCCATTCATTaggtcacacgtttagggggagggacgGGGAGAACATGTGTTGTTGACTCCCCCCTTGAGTCAAAACTTTGTGACCTCACTTTAATGTCACCTgtagcttttttttaatgcgagGAAAATCGTTGTGTAGCCgaaatttgttttgatttttttgcatTCGCTGTAGTGTTAAATAACTTGTTTTTACAATGATAACTTTTCACTATGAATTTGATGCATCAAAGCGGTTCGTTTACTGAGGGCCTGGCGGGATAcgcaaaaatcgaaatttcgttatgtgGCAACTACCTACGCaaagttttgcgtaatattccctgtTAGCACTTATCCAAACTAAAACCTCTCCAGATTTCGTACAATATTGATTTTAAAGAGATATTACTtactagtgttgtgaataacgctcatttcgaggcttaaaaactcgaacccttaagactttcgaggcttaacgcctcaaaggcggcaaagacgatttcttacatccatacgcgtaaaataaataaatacaattctcaaatgagggtttattttttctgggaatctatttctaaattgaaccttaagttttcttgagcaaggttctctctagaagtaccgctaagaaaaaaataaactcttttgaaaagacactcctcaaatatagtcgagtcttgaaGACTTAAGAGTCTCGAGTTTTAAGTCTAAAAGTAAGctttattcacaacactggatATTACATAATAAACAATACTCACCTGACTTTCCATCCGTAAGCGTTTTCCACCGACACATAGAACCCGGGTTGGTTCAGCAGCAAGTACCTCTGCAACACCTTAAACCCCTCTCCACTAACAGCCGACACTGTCACAGCATTATCAATCCCATGCTCCCAATCCCTCATCCCAGCTAAAACCAACCTAGATTCATTCCAATCCTGATCTTTTACCGTCAAAACTATATTTAGAAATGCATCCGCATGTTCAGGCAAAGTTTTCGTAACCACACAAGCTATTAACGTATCTTCAATATTAAAATCGCAGTGAAATAAACGTATAAGTTTAAGTGGGTTTATTAAAAGACAACCGCCCCCCGTGAAACTGTCTTCTAGAAATAGTTCGATACAAGATTCGTCTTCTGTGCTTTGGAGTTGGTATCTTTTGGGGGGTTTAGGTTTTGGGTCGGTAGGGGGGGTTGTAGGGGGGGTTGTAGGGGGAGGTAGGGGGGTGAGTGAGTAGCCGTGGGGGCCGAGGGTAGCGTTGGGCTGGTACTGCTGGTGGCGCAGGTTGTACCATGGCACTGGGCCTAGTACCTGAAACAACATATAATGTTTTATAAGACTGTTTATTAGACTGTAAGCTTATTTgtgaattaaatattattttttagctttaaGTAACAAATATTGTACACCATTAAGATGGTAGGCTATGgttttagtacttataaaatgtaacaccttttttgtatacctatagtcacaataaatatattatgattatgattatgaaaaaaaatgaaaaaaaaaatgaaataaaaaagactactagcgacccgccccggcttcgcacgggttaacaaattattttaatttaatttttaattttctttagaaacaaacagtctcttATAGTAATACATTATTACAATGAAGGGTTATCAGACTTATAgacctacagtttccttaactagaatatatattaaccatataacttatataagtaGTACCTACTAAACTAAATGGTTTTCAAAgttgaaatgaaaattatacataaaccttcctcttgaatcactctgtctatttaaaaaaaccgcatcaaaatccgttgcgtagttttaaagatctaagtatacctacagacagacagggaagcgactttgttttatactatgtagtgatacaatATTGTGGTGGTAAATTAACAACTGAAATAAATGACAACCCtgacgccctgacaatagaggcgtgttcagatatttgtgagcgccttggccgctccaatatatctgatggcgattgtacatGATGGACATTGAACAAATCGTAGTGCAACCTAGAGTGGATATTATTTATGGACAAAATTGCTTTCATATGTTCGTCTACTCTCCTCTATAGGCGGTATGTCTCAACCAATTCTCGTAAATTTTTGTAAGCATTTTCGATAATTATGTACATTGTTTTTTTGTCCATTAAgtttatggttttttttttcaaatggtCGAGCCATGAGGGAAACTGCAGCTCATGGAGCCACTAGTTAatactaaattatttaaatatgacGAACCTCTCCATACAATCGCCTCTTTCTACCCAATCCAGTGCAGAAGGAGGTAGTAAAAGGCAGTGTTGTAGGCAGCTTGGTGTTCAGGAACGGCCACACGCTGGTCCAAAACGCTCGCTCTCTCAGGGTGTAGGTTCGGAACCAGCAGGCGATGGGGTCCAGGGCCTCGTGGGTCCAGGCGGGGGCGAATATGGCCAAGGATAGATCGTATTTATGGGCTATCTTTACTGCCTGGAAAGGAATATTTGAGAATGTagaatatgaatgaatgaatgaatgaatgaatgttttctttattcaggcaatagacccattacataattttaaaataaaatacaataaatttagaaataaaaatatataaaataaataataataatatgattctTTGGTTGATTTTATATcacatacctatttatacttAGTGTTGGTAAGaactcgagtcctttgagtctGAATTTGAAGAACTAGGCTCGTTTTTACGTGACTCTGcgcttaaaaaaaccggccaagtgcgagtcggactcgcgcacggagggttccgcaccatcaacaacaccaacgtttgttgtatgggagccccacttaaatctttattttattctgtttttagtatttgttgttatagcggcaacagaaatacatcatctgtgaaaatttcaactgtctagctatcacggttcgtgagatacagcctggtgacagacggacggacggacggacggacagcggagtcttagtaatagggtcccatttttaccctttgggtacggaaccctaaaaattgcttCCTTGTTGAATATTTTTAAGAGCAATTCAAAAGGATTCGAGCCTTCAAATAAAGACTCTGTGAACAATTTTATAGGTTTATCCTAAATAACACTAAAGAAGTTAGTAGGCGTTATTGTATGATTTGTGTACCTAAtccacaaattatacataaagacAATGAATTtcgaaattgtaaaaaaaatcgaatTCTCTGAAAAGGACTCGAGTTTCTACAAAAGACTCGGGTCTCTATCAAATTGAAAATAATTCGAGTTTAGACTTAACTATAAGAGTCTGAAAAACGAGTCGAGTCTTGAAGCAGAGGACTCAAATGACTCGCGTCCTATACTCCTATCCAACactacttatactaaaatgacagtttgtTTAACCACTTTATAAAAAATCCTGTTTTTGTAGCTTAGGGATTCgaccacagaacattattaaagaggttagaacggctatcgcgcgcagttagtatcggaaccggtgtcgccgctcgttcctctgcacatttccacatttctcgcgcaacggtagtaaaaacttgttttcctggtgaatggatacgcctcctttagacagatttgatgtctggcttcttaatctgaacgctattgtggcgcaaaaggcatgtttacgttttttggtcagcgcgggcgagtactagcatgcgagcgtttgctcataaccggcggcgacacgtaccctgctcgcatcgccattctacttgttctgtggattCGACGACTCTAGACGGCGGCcgattttttacaattttaaccTTTTTTACACAGCCGAATGACATTTTAACCTTTTTTACCCAGCCGAATGACATTTTAACCTCTTATACCCAGCCGAATGACATTTTAACCTCTTATACCCAGCCGAATGACATTTTTACACCACTTCcgcaaaaaaggagtgtattgtttattTCAAATACCTATTTGATCAAACCAGAAATGAATAATTTCAAAGTGGCGGCCAGTACCCATGAATTTACTGTCATATGacttatactggatcaaccaaatcttgacggtaaacattactaaaatttgaagttatgataattcactcgaactgacgtataaagggcggaaaaataaacacgttttggttcgatgtacattgctgcttttcttggcgcaattctgctctttgagtgttacatggtgttaccctactttaatttgcagtacattgctactgacaagatttgcttgacgcactatacagggtgcttcctgtaacaggagcaataaattaaaccaaaggctgtactcctcaaactgaccaacatttgttcagcaacttttaaaaattatgaatcctttagaccctctttttcatacaaaataaatattgccttcaatgtacgctgaaatcagtgtatttgacgttgcttgtcacgctttgcaacataacaaaatttgcaatacattgcgtcttagaataaactttaacgtgtaataaaaataaaaaaatgagtaattttgaaaagttgctgaacaaatgttggtcagtttgaggagtacagcctacggtttaatttatatttatttgaaatgTGAAAGTTGACAAAGTTGTGAAGTGTGAATGTAGTATTCATCActagataaataatatatttcggaAGCATTCTTAAAAGTGTTAAACAACATGAAGCATCATAATTTTCATCAATTCAACCCCAATTGTTACAAGAAACATTTATCACCTTTTGGGCGTAATGTATTAGATACTTTGATAAAAAATTGGCGGACAGGTAAATTCCGCAATCCCTAAAAGGAAACTGCTTCTATAAATTTGTATAGTCTTATTTCTTATGATAAATATTACTTTGCGTAGTTATTACTGTAtgaataaagttttaaatacgGATTTGACAGGTTTTGAAAATGAAAATCGACGTCACATTCAAAATAGAAGACAATATACGAGGTACATATGAAATAATTATTCGTACACGAGGTGTCTCTGTCTAGTGTTTATTTTCGATATTAGAGGTAAATACGTGATCAGCAATCTCATCTCatctgataaaaaaatatttttcctcccacggacgctccggctgtggagtTCTTAAAAAAGaaggtacaggtttttaaagtgtcggcaacgcgcatgtcacacctcctgttacaggaagcacactGTATACACATAATTACCTCCTGCGTGTTAAATTGCCCCCCACCTAGAAAATTCCGGCCCCACACGTCGACGCCGACAAACACGTCGCGGTGTCGCTCGCCGGCCGCCGCGCGCGCGTCGCTCACGTGTCGCTCGCCCCACGAGTAGTTGGTGAATATGCCGTCGCACGCCTCGAAGAATGCTCTGAAAACGATTATTACTGTCTCCACGTCTGCTGTTTTATGGTtcatttgacgactggtctggcctagtgggtagtgaccctgcctgttaagccgcggtcctgggttcgaatcctggtaagggcatttatttgtgtgattaacacagatatttgttcctgagtcttgggtgttttctatgtatttatatattcgaacgagcgagcgaagcgaagcgaagttcttacattcgactttgaacacgcggctggctagcggcacgtctcggcatttcgatgtttttaagctgaactgtcagaagatagtttgatactcaataacttaagtaaatttgttctaatttaaatgaaattggctaaacgtgtagtcgagggcattatattttagtcattaaattatgagcaggcccgatcaagaggttattgagctagaagagcttag
This window encodes:
- the LOC134650789 gene encoding beta-1,4-galactosyltransferase 2-like; this translates as MILSSYPKNNLKKYISAVFLLAVTINFFCSYGIYNYPHVSGDAIDSVLYKEAISTVLKNDRPNCTYEDVLKSAHTIHTWHVRKSYDDFDDKGIEHGTFSPEHCNPLFSVAILVTYRNMQKQLDIFLPYIHNFLRKQNIHYKLYLIEQQDPKPFNKGLLYNVGARAAMADGYPCLLLHDVDLLPLDSANLYACTTQPRHLSASIDKLRFVLIYDWLVGGVLAVRAAQFEQLNGFSNKFWGWGGEDDDFYNRMEEQDMKVIRFPRSMSRYTMLRHPPSEMNAARYKQMALNRAAPRAARAHDGLRTAQAFVRRVENRLFTLLAVTII
- the LOC134650790 gene encoding cytosolic endo-beta-N-acetylglucosaminidase, producing the protein MSAISSDTRDGARSVAPSRPRPAARQYTEEIIVCNPLKSLKEVSEFLNNPPVWRSLCIELRPHSDTVIRNLDIVWQNQGSDHEVVLERPEPFCHFDLDKQDVKRHRRKNLPKTLVCHDMANGYHDDCNIDGTGNYEAYTFYNWAAVDIFCYFSHHFVTVPPLGWINVGHAHGVKVIGTVITEWGDGADIWEELLSDPGAWKGFASNLVAVAKTLKFDGYLLNVENKITKPAELVEFVRYLHVLLHSEIPDSVLIWYDSVTVAGELAWQNTLNDNNKAFFEACDGIFTNYSWGERHVSDARAAAGERHRDVFVGVDVWGRNFLGGGQFNTQEAVKIAHKYDLSLAIFAPAWTHEALDPIACWFRTYTLRERAFWTSVWPFLNTKLPTTLPFTTSFCTGLGRKRRLYGEVLGPVPWYNLRHQQYQPNATLGPHGYSLTPLPPPTTPPTTPPTDPKPKPPKRYQLQSTEDESCIELFLEDSFTGGGCLLINPLKLIRLFHCDFNIEDTLIACVVTKTLPEHADAFLNIVLTVKDQDWNESRLVLAGMRDWEHGIDNAVTVSAVSGEGFKVLQRYLLLNQPGFYVSVENAYGWKVRYYSIPLTGRRVASVSCRGGARAHGPILLGHFALCHKSNNTD